A stretch of the Actinomyces qiguomingii genome encodes the following:
- a CDS encoding peptidase T4 has protein sequence MNGRGISRCGAGVGGRRLRPRVRWLLRGLAPPGVEPEAGNAPVEFIGWTVVLVVPVVYLLIALAQVQAASFAVASAVDAASRILEVERGEVAVVHARTAVGLALSDQGLDVDPASAMTVACADTPCSAAVVRVETGVDLPLLAWAGVGRDVVVIDAERSVTLAGTGDDP, from the coding sequence GTGAACGGTCGGGGCATCAGCCGGTGCGGTGCAGGCGTCGGCGGGCGGCGGCTGCGCCCGCGTGTGCGGTGGCTCCTGCGCGGTCTCGCTCCGCCCGGGGTTGAACCGGAGGCGGGCAATGCGCCGGTGGAGTTCATCGGCTGGACTGTGGTCCTGGTGGTGCCCGTGGTCTACCTGCTCATTGCCCTCGCGCAGGTGCAGGCCGCCTCTTTCGCTGTGGCCTCGGCTGTTGATGCCGCCAGCCGCATCCTGGAGGTGGAGCGTGGCGAGGTGGCGGTTGTCCACGCCCGCACCGCTGTGGGATTGGCCCTGTCGGATCAGGGACTCGACGTGGACCCCGCCAGTGCTATGACCGTGGCCTGTGCGGATACCCCCTGCAGTGCTGCAGTGGTGCGAGTGGAAACCGGTGTAGACCTGCCACTGCTGGCCTGGGCCGGAGTGGGGCGAGATGTGGTCGTCATAGACGCCGAGCGTTCGGTCACTCTCGCCGGAACGGGGGACGATCCATGA
- a CDS encoding TadE/TadG family type IV pilus assembly protein has protein sequence MPSERGALHREKGEYGAAVVDFVLVGVLVIAVSLALLQLALGMHVRNVLTDAAGEGARRAALVGGTTAEADARVRALAGAALADGYVQDVTVTRTSSDGVVVVRVDVTAPLPMLGLLGPGGTLHVTGHAVDEAALVGVDGGEP, from the coding sequence GTGCCATCTGAACGGGGAGCTCTTCACCGCGAGAAGGGCGAATACGGTGCGGCCGTCGTCGACTTCGTGCTCGTCGGCGTCCTCGTGATCGCCGTGTCGCTGGCCCTGCTGCAGCTGGCCCTGGGGATGCACGTGCGCAATGTGCTCACCGACGCTGCCGGGGAGGGTGCGCGCCGTGCCGCCCTGGTCGGCGGCACCACCGCCGAAGCGGACGCGCGCGTGCGTGCCCTGGCCGGTGCCGCCCTCGCCGACGGCTACGTCCAGGACGTAACCGTCACCCGCACCAGTTCCGACGGCGTGGTGGTTGTGCGCGTGGACGTGACCGCGCCCCTGCCGATGCTGGGCCTACTGGGGCCAGGTGGGACGCTGCACGTTACCGGGCACGCCGTCGACGAGGCCGCGCTGGTGGGCGTGGATGGGGGTGAACCGTGA
- a CDS encoding type II secretion system F family protein, producing MSHVLAGALTGLLAACGILLVSDALRRRRPTLVSRLEPYVQPRPSTSRLLSAAPAADAQTVSGLLLETVTRLGGLLEAIGSSAESVRRRLARSGTGLSYEELRTQQLLWAVAGLALAVGTGLALSMTGRVNVPLLLILTLLATVGGAAARDWWLTRTVERRRERIESQLPDVVELLALVVGAGQGPVAAIERVTQVGRGELIEELELTVADVNSGTVLTTALAHLEERVGSLQVTRLSEAIAIALERGTPLADVLRAQAADAREASRRALMEEGGRREIAQMVPVVFLILPITVVFALFPGLFVLRIGL from the coding sequence GCCGCCTGCGGCATCCTGCTGGTCAGCGATGCCCTGCGACGTCGCCGTCCCACCCTGGTCTCGCGCCTGGAGCCCTACGTGCAGCCGCGCCCCAGCACCTCGCGGCTGCTGAGCGCAGCACCGGCTGCCGACGCTCAGACCGTCAGCGGCCTCCTGCTGGAGACGGTCACCCGGCTCGGCGGCCTGCTGGAGGCGATCGGCTCCTCCGCCGAGTCGGTACGCAGGCGCCTGGCCCGCTCCGGGACGGGACTGAGTTATGAGGAACTACGCACCCAGCAGCTGCTGTGGGCCGTGGCCGGACTGGCCCTCGCCGTCGGCACCGGGTTGGCACTATCGATGACCGGGCGGGTCAACGTGCCGCTGCTGCTGATTCTTACGCTGCTGGCAACCGTCGGCGGGGCGGCGGCCCGTGACTGGTGGCTTACGCGCACCGTGGAGCGGCGTCGCGAGAGAATCGAATCTCAACTGCCCGACGTCGTCGAACTCCTGGCCCTCGTGGTGGGCGCCGGTCAGGGGCCTGTCGCCGCCATCGAGCGGGTCACGCAGGTGGGACGCGGCGAGCTCATCGAGGAACTCGAACTGACCGTGGCGGACGTTAATTCCGGAACCGTGCTGACCACTGCCTTGGCCCATCTGGAGGAACGGGTCGGCTCACTGCAAGTGACCCGCCTGTCGGAGGCCATTGCGATCGCTCTGGAACGTGGCACCCCGTTGGCTGATGTGCTGCGCGCACAGGCCGCCGATGCGCGGGAGGCCTCCCGGCGAGCCCTCATGGAGGAGGGTGGGCGCCGTGAGATCGCTCAGATGGTGCCCGTCGTCTTCCTCATCCTGCCCATCACCGTCGTCTTCGCCCTCTTTCCGGGCCTGTTCGTGCTGCGGATCGGCCTATGA